In Maylandia zebra isolate NMK-2024a linkage group LG9, Mzebra_GT3a, whole genome shotgun sequence, the genomic stretch gcaGGATGAAGTGTTCAGAGCTATACTCTCTGCACAAATGGATGATGACCCACAGCACACTGCAAAAGACACCCAAGAGCTTCTCAAGGTAAAGAAATGAGCTATTCTTCAACTCCCAAGTGAGTCCCCTGATCTCAACCCAAGCATGCTTTTCAGTTCTTAAATACAAACCTGAatacagagagagacacaaacAAGCAACAGCTGCCGTAAAAGCAACTCAAGGGCAAAAACAAGGTATTTGACGACATCCAGACCAGTCTTAGaaacaaaactattttaaaattaTGGTTAACTGATTACTTCTAAGCATCTGAAAATGGGAGACTATAGAAAAAATTTGCTGCAACTCCTAAACAGTTAGtgtaatacttttgttaaaccccCTGAATTACAGATGAAAGTAAATCAAACACATCCTGAGTGTTTTAAAGCTGGTTTCATTCTCCAAACACCCTCTAACATCATGTGCGTGTCTGTTAGTATTCACAGCAACCAGTTGCCTACATTTGAGGCATTTAGGGGCATCTGTAGAACAACCCAGTTTACGCTGTCCCTGTACGGGCACTGCACCAGGACACGTTAACTGTATTAACTGTACTAAGAATAACTTGGCTCTCCTTTAGCTCTGCTGTTTTCATGAACTCTGAGCCGCTTGAGGACAAGAATAGTTACAGGTATATCTAACAGGTATCTAACAGTAAGGACTGATGACTCCACAAAGTCCCCACCCCCTCCCCAATGAGAGAGGTCTCTGGAGACCTTCAACACTTACTTTTCAAGATGTGATAACACTGTGACTTGCAGCATGTGACACATAAAGGAGGAAAGAAGATTAGGAGCTTATAGTGGTATTTGTGACTGAGATTGATCTGCCTGTGTTCTCATGCAAGCTGGAGTTGCTTCAATAGAATTTTAAGGGAATGTTGAGGAAATATATTAATGTCATAGAAATGTAACAAATGCCTGTTTAACAAGTGGAAAAGCAGCGCTGCTGTCGTCTCTCCCGGTGTCTACCTAAAGCTATGAGTTGCGTGTTTTATTCTAATTTATCTGTTTTTAGTGAAGAAGCGCCTCCTCCACCTGTTGTCTACTCCCGCTACACAGACGACACCATCCGATTTTTAGCCAAGAAGTTAAAAGAACGCACAGAGATACTCAAAGAGAAGGCCATAGACCCTTACGCCACATCTCCAGAAGTCACACCACCTGTCAGTAAGTGTGGTCAAAAACAAGCCAGCATGCttagagagaaaaacaacaacatgcaaACTAATGTCTTAAGTCATCGTatgcttctttttttgccttttagcACCTATTCTGAGAAAGGATGACTACATCCGACTGAAGGAAGAGGAGCGCATAGCCAAGGAAGAAGCAGAAAAGAAGAAGGCGGAGGAAGCGGCCAAAAAggcagaagagaagaagaaaaaagatgagGAGAAAAGGTTGGAGGCCGAGAAGAAAGCCGAGGAGGAGAGACTGGCAGAGGAGGccaagaagaaagaaaggatCCTCCCAcaaatcagctgctcctgcttTGACGTCCTCTTCCATCCAGTGGAGGAAAAAATGGATGTCATCTTGGGGACCACCATTGATCCTTTCACAGGTAAGCATCACACCTAAGCTCAATGAATTTTTTGTATTTGCCTTTAAATACTTGACAGACATTTCTGTCATTCTCTCTCCAGATCGTCGGTACATTTCCTGGTTGAGCTTCGTGGCATTGGCGTACAATTACAACGTCTGGTTTTGCTCCGCTAGGCTGGCTTTCCCTTACCACAGTGAAACTGCCAACCGCTACTGGATATTCCTCGACATTCTTAGCGACATTGTAAATATAATAGACATCATTGTTTGGCAGCCTCGCCTTcagtttgtcaaagctggagaCATCATTGTAAGTCACAAACCACTCAGTCACATGTACCTGATAACATTTTAATAGTCTAATTGACTTTCGCACTTCTGTTGCTTGCAGAAAGACAGAGCTTTGACTAAGCTACATTATCGAAAATCACATCAATTTAAGGTGAGAACATGTGTCCAGTGGTGTAAAGTAACTAAATACATTTACTTAAGTACTCCAGTTAAGTACAGTTTTGTTCAACAACTGAAAAATAACACAATTAACATAATGTCAGGAATTGTGGTACTTGCTTATTTCAGCAAGATAAAGCCAAACTACACATATTCCAAATCCAAGACTCCATAAATGAGTGCCTTAATGtccaaaacaacaagcactgGCACTGGCATGAAATGAGCATatattagaaataaataaataaaatcctatTTATTAAATGGTTTGAATTAAATTAAACACTTTATAACACTAAAGGCGACTAAAGATGTATTATTTGGTATTACGTTGTAATTAAATGTACCTACAAATATTGACAGGTAGGCACACTAGAACAAGAAAGTTAAAACTAAAGTGTTTGcaggaaataaagaaatgattgtAGTTTAAGTAAATATAAGTACTGCATAAGCAGTTTTAAGTTGTGTCCAATTTCATGGTAAGTTTTCAGAAAACGTTTTTTCTACATCATACAAACGCTGTAGTTTTTGGGGCGTGGGTCGTATTATAGAGTGGATTAATCTTACCTTTTTACATCTTTATTCAATATTCATTATGTTGCTGTGCACGATCGATGTTCTGTTTTTCACGTGTCCTTTTATCTTACTAATATATGTGTGATAAAGACTGTAAAGTGCTCTTGCAATGTAAGAATGGgaaatgttctttgtttttgtgcaataTTACTAAGAAATtacataatacataaaaataacttACAGAATATTTTATGTCTCCTTTCCAGTAAAATACCTGAAGTCATGCAAaactttcttaaaatgactcaCCAGTACTTACACTTACTTACAATCTAgttatttcattgttttctctACTCTCTCTTTTTTGCAGACCGTATTATAAAGTGGTACAACATTAAATATATAGATttggatagatggatagatggtGACACtacatttgttttttatccACATTTTTGCAGTTAGAAGTTTGCAttgttatatttatatttttactgaaccagtttttattcttctttcatatCTGTGAGCTTTGCAGCAAAATCCAAAGTTTAACAAATGTTTGTATTCTGTTCCGTGTAGACTGATATAATCAGCATCCTCCCCTTGGACCTGCTCTGCCTGTACTTTGAATTCTCCTCGTTTTACCGACTGAACCGCTTCATCAGGGTAGGCAGGAGGATGCTAACTtctttttattgtactttttttcCATTACATTTTCTGATAAGTTCCTTTACTTTTCCCCCTGTGTGTTTTAGATTGGTTCCTTCTTTGAGTTCAGTGATCGACTTGAGAGTGTCATGGCCAAAGCTTACATCTGGAGGTGACTGCTCGTGAATCGCATGGTGTCACTGTTTTGTAGCTTTAGCGTCACCATTTCTGTCTTTCTGATACAGAGTTGCCCGCACCACAGGCTACCTGCTCTTCATGCTTCACCTCAACGCCTGTGCTTACTACGTCGCCTCAGTGCACCAGGGTCTTGCCACAACTACATGGGTGTATGACGGGAATGGCACAGCGTATGTACACCAGTTTGGGACCTAAAGTTCTACACTGTACTCTGGAGTTCACCGTGGAACTGCAACATGtcatttcaaaagaaaatatttcatttttccttttaatgAAACAATTTAAAACTCAGAGAGAGATGTGTATAAATAATctcaaacaacaaaaagcagaaagcaGGGGTTCTCTATTTAAAGGAAAGCTTAACAAGGCCAAGTCAAGCTGTGTCTATGTAGCGATGTTGTGACACGGTGAAACAAAAGTTTCATCATTACCAAGAATATTATAACTTGgtgtttccaaaaccaaatctatTTCATTATTTAATGACACATATGCACATGTTTTTTGCTTGCTGGTATGCAGTATGCAGATGAAGATGATTATTTACCGTGCTGCGTGTGCTTGGGGAGATCAGCAGCGCCCTCTGTTGTATCCTAACGTGCACAGCATGCTCCGTGATTTTTGTAAGAGTACCTCCTGAACAAAGACCAGCTCTGCtttatcctttttttaaatattaattaagAATTGTGTTTTGGCATTCATCTTAGCTGGGAGCTACAAATCTAAATAATGTCCATTAATTAACTGCAGATTGATTAAACTCTCTgatattaataattattttcaGCGGCGCTCCTGAGGACGTTTAACCATACTGATGCTGACAGAGTGACTTGCTCTTGACTTTTTGTTCACTGAGTGACGTCGGCTGACTTACACAGAGTCCTGACTGACATCGCTCACTTTTGAATTCAGTTTAAAGAACTCGTATTGTTCTGTTTTAATACTcctgtatttaaaaatgtttatattttatgttCATCTGTGGTAACGCCGTTctttaaccctttcatgcatagtggtcactacagtggacacagctattcaaaggctgttttcttgtattggtgtcagtgttgatggtatacttgcacataaacattggacactgatgtgtcactaCATACTCTGCCACCCACTGGTCAGCCAGTTGTCCACCTTAGTGGACATGTAAAAAactacatgtttaaaaaaaatgaagttcaaaaatctttttttcatacctaaagatgaataaaaatacttgtGAAAACAATCCTGATTGAAGTTGttataattcatgcatgaaagggttaaagTTCTTGGCCTGTCTCTTAGGACCATGTTAGAGCTTTACACAGCATAAAGGCGTACCATGCTCCTGTTGATCCCAGTAAACTAAAAGATTTACGACATGCCGTCTGTAGCTGTGGATAACTCCTGTCTTCTCACTCCTGTCCCTGCACAGGTACCTGCGTTGCTACTACTTTGCAGTTCGCAGTCTGATCAACATCGGGGGTTTACCGGAACCTGTAACCACCTTTGAGATTTCCTTTCAGATGGCTAACTTCTTTATTGGTGTCTTTGTGTTCTCGAGTTTGATCGGACAGGTAGGAGGATATTcttcaatgttaatattccaccTGTTAATATCTATGACTTCTCTGTGACACTTTACATTTCTGCCTTTCTTTCAGATGAGAGATGTCATAGGAGCAGCTACAGCAGCTCAGACATACTTCCGGGCGTCAATGGACGGATGTGTTTCCTACATGAACACCTATACGATCCCCAAGCTAGTCCAGAACAGAGTCCGCACCTGGTACAACTACACCTGGGCAGCTCAGGGAATGCTGGGTGAGAAATGTATACCTCTCAGTTGTGTCCTCACCGGAAGAAGCTGATGAGTTTAAATGGGGAACAGGGAATATTCATCCACACAAATACATttctatataaaaacaaacaaacaaaagaaaacaagtcGTGGCCACTgatcctggttctgctggagatttcttcctgttaaaaggaagcttttacttcccactgtcaccaagggCTTGCTCATAGGGTGTTTGATTGTTAAgaattttctctgtattattgtgaggtttttaccttacaatataaagcatcttgagaCAGCAGCTgttatgatttggtgctatataacaAAATGCAGCTGAAATGAATTGACGTTA encodes the following:
- the cngb3.1 gene encoding cyclic nucleotide-gated channel beta-3 — translated: MFSRLKKLIGAPEPRPAQAAAAPPSAPAPPATQETPPEKKEEKEDQPTKEEEKKEEEKKEEEKKEEEKKEEEKKEEEKKKEEKKEEEKKEEEKKEEEKKEEEKKKEEKKEEEPKTAPAQAPAAPAPTAAPANPEDIEGEEAPPPPVVYSRYTDDTIRFLAKKLKERTEILKEKAIDPYATSPEVTPPVTPILRKDDYIRLKEEERIAKEEAEKKKAEEAAKKAEEKKKKDEEKRLEAEKKAEEERLAEEAKKKERILPQISCSCFDVLFHPVEEKMDVILGTTIDPFTDRRYISWLSFVALAYNYNVWFCSARLAFPYHSETANRYWIFLDILSDIVNIIDIIVWQPRLQFVKAGDIIKDRALTKLHYRKSHQFKTDIISILPLDLLCLYFEFSSFYRLNRFIRIGSFFEFSDRLESVMAKAYIWRVARTTGYLLFMLHLNACAYYVASVHQGLATTTWVYDGNGTAYLRCYYFAVRSLINIGGLPEPVTTFEISFQMANFFIGVFVFSSLIGQMRDVIGAATAAQTYFRASMDGCVSYMNTYTIPKLVQNRVRTWYNYTWAAQGMLDESELLDKMPLVMRIAIAVDINLATFQKIALFQGCDQQMLVDMLLRLKSIIYLPGDFVVKKGDIGKEMYIIKSGAVQVVGGPDNSIVFVTLKAGSVFGEISLLQSAKDGGNRRTANVKAHGFANLFVLEKKDLFDILVHYPESEKVLARKGRKLVKAKGAVPAKGNEEKQKGLALFAPKPPTPKLLRAFANIKKLKKMEETK